A single window of Granulicella sibirica DNA harbors:
- a CDS encoding nucleotide exchange factor GrpE, with protein sequence MAEKSGWDKVARWAGIGNNREMEQEMESNDQMVEELNGEVLDPESNAGTRGVTEAGQEGSDVQPDGGSYAEVAQLKGERDMLMDRLARLQAEFDNFRKREAKERQDTRDYTVVSTVEPFLGVMDNFQLALKANGTAEQLRGGVELILKQMEDALKGLNVQPVESVGAMFDPRVHEALGSIETAEFPDHQVMEEIRRGYKIREKLLRPALVRIASNPAQVSE encoded by the coding sequence ATGGCGGAAAAGAGCGGTTGGGACAAGGTCGCGCGTTGGGCCGGAATCGGCAACAATAGAGAGATGGAGCAAGAGATGGAGAGCAACGATCAGATGGTGGAAGAGTTGAATGGGGAAGTGCTGGATCCGGAGTCCAACGCTGGTACGCGAGGCGTGACAGAGGCCGGGCAGGAAGGTTCGGATGTTCAGCCGGACGGCGGATCCTACGCAGAAGTGGCGCAGTTGAAGGGCGAGCGGGACATGCTGATGGATCGCCTGGCCCGGCTGCAGGCGGAGTTCGATAACTTCCGCAAGCGTGAGGCGAAGGAGCGGCAGGATACGCGGGACTATACCGTCGTCTCGACGGTGGAGCCGTTTCTGGGTGTCATGGATAACTTTCAGCTGGCTCTGAAGGCGAATGGCACTGCGGAGCAACTTCGTGGCGGCGTCGAGTTGATTTTGAAGCAGATGGAAGACGCGCTGAAGGGTTTGAACGTTCAACCAGTAGAGTCTGTCGGAGCGATGTTCGATCCGCGAGTCCACGAGGCTCTGGGAAGCATCGAAACTGCCGAGTTTCCGGACCACCAGGTCATGGAAGAGATTCGGCGCGGGTACAAGATTCGGGAGAAGCTGCTCCGACCGGCACTCGTCCGGATTGCTTCGAATCCGGCTCAGGTTTCGGAGTAA
- the hrcA gene encoding heat-inducible transcriptional repressor HrcA has protein sequence MTSAERCTVRQRLILTAIVENYIETGEPVGSGTIAAMMYAGSGAAVGQGVSAATIRNEMAELADLGLLEQPHTSAGRIPTARAFRMYVEQLRGGGRGLTGLSKSSRTQIDRKFAGVAGTQEVLERTSHVLATLSSGVGLAVTAAAERVDTLEHIHFSRLAAARVLAVVVTQSGQVRDRVLGLEKDLTPVTLETAARFLNDQFRGWSLEAVRTELTRMVDDSRSEYMREARQLWAKAVPEGMGQPQTVYVEGVANLIGVQMAGEDAVRLRELLAALEAKQRLVELLNAYIDARQESVRVVFDLEEQAPEMAGLVLIAAPARMQGENRGTVGVIGPKRMRYEDTMNAVLYMAKVFDRVLQAPGGTP, from the coding sequence ATGACGAGCGCGGAACGATGCACGGTGCGGCAGCGCCTGATTCTTACGGCCATCGTCGAGAACTATATCGAGACGGGGGAGCCGGTGGGGTCGGGAACCATCGCGGCGATGATGTATGCGGGTTCAGGGGCTGCTGTTGGCCAGGGTGTCAGCGCGGCCACGATACGGAACGAAATGGCGGAACTGGCCGATCTCGGATTGCTGGAGCAACCGCACACGTCAGCCGGCCGGATTCCAACGGCTAGGGCGTTCCGCATGTACGTGGAGCAGTTGCGTGGTGGCGGCCGGGGACTGACGGGGCTTTCGAAGAGCTCGCGGACACAGATTGACCGGAAGTTTGCCGGGGTGGCTGGAACGCAGGAGGTTCTGGAGCGGACGTCGCATGTGCTGGCGACGCTTTCAAGCGGAGTCGGGCTCGCGGTGACGGCTGCAGCCGAACGTGTCGATACCCTGGAACACATCCATTTTTCTCGGCTTGCCGCAGCTCGCGTTCTGGCTGTGGTGGTCACGCAGAGCGGGCAGGTGCGGGACCGGGTACTTGGGCTGGAGAAGGATTTGACGCCGGTGACACTCGAGACAGCGGCGCGGTTTCTGAATGATCAATTTCGCGGCTGGAGTCTCGAGGCCGTGCGGACCGAGCTAACCCGGATGGTCGATGATTCGCGCAGCGAGTACATGCGCGAGGCTAGGCAACTTTGGGCGAAGGCTGTGCCGGAGGGTATGGGGCAGCCGCAGACCGTGTACGTGGAAGGCGTAGCGAACCTGATTGGCGTTCAGATGGCTGGCGAGGACGCGGTCCGGCTTCGGGAATTGCTTGCAGCGCTGGAGGCAAAACAGCGTCTTGTGGAATTGTTGAACGCGTATATTGATGCTCGGCAGGAGAGCGTGCGCGTCGTGTTCGACCTCGAAGAACAGGCGCCGGAGATGGCGGGGCTTGTGCTGATCGCGGCGCCTGCGCGGATGCAGGGCGAGAACCGTGGGACCGTGGGTGTGATTGGTCCGAAGCGGATGCGGTACGAGGATACGATGAACGCAGTGTTGTACATGGCAAAGGTGTTCGACCGGGTGCTTCAGGCTCCGGGCGGAACGCCGTAG